The Bradyrhizobium sp. B097 genome contains the following window.
AATCCGACGCCACGAACCGGCCAGAGCCTTGCAGCCGATGAACAGGCCGAGGTGATCACACGGCTCGGTGTCGCATTGCAGCCACGCGGGCGGCGTGCCCAACAGTCGCAACGTCGCAAATGCCTGGTCGCGCGGAACAACAATGTCGTTCTCGGCTGCGAGCAGGAAAACGGGCAGCTTCACCGCAGCAAGATCGATCTTGCAGCCAAGCGCGACAAAGTCTCCCGTCGCGATCCGGTTCCTTCGAAATATCCAGTCAGTCACTTCGAGATAGTAGGTGCCCGGTAAATCAAGCGTCTCTCGGTTCCAGCGTGTGAAGCAATCGAGCAGCGCCCGTGCATCCTCCGACTTGTCGTCGAGCCGCTGCTGCAGCGCCGCTTCCACGTCAAGCGTACTGAGCGGGACACTCCAGACCTGCAGCATCTGCCTGCCACTGACGATTCCATTCCCCTGGCGCACCAGTGCCTCAAAACCTTGCTGCGGAAGCGAGGCGACCATCCTGGAAAGCTCTGACGGCACAGAGACGTCGACCGGGCTGCCCGCTAGCACGAGCCGCCGCACCTTGCCGGGAAAGCGCGCGGCATAGAGCAGCGACAGCCAGCCGCCCTGACAGAGACCTGCAAGGTCGACGGGCGGCCCAATCGTGTCGACCGCCACGTTGAGATCGGACAGATAGGTGTCGATCGAGAAATATCGCATCTCCGGTGCCGCCGAGAGCCAATCCGTGAGATAGAGACGTGCTATGCCCGCTCCCTGTAACGCCTCCATCAGGCTGTGGCCGGGCGCAAGATCGGCTATCTTCGCGCGGTGCAGCGCATAGGGTGCGCAGACCAGCAGCGGCTGGCCTTCGCCAGCTCTCGAGAAGTCCAGCAGACGCATCGACGGCAGTTGCAGCTCCACCGAATTGGCCGTCGTCCAGGGCAGCGCCGCCACTTCGTCCGCCGCATCTGTCGGTTCGGGCGCGCGACTGGGGTACCACTGCGAGTAGATATCGAGCGCCAATCGCGTGGCTTCAAACGGCCATAGCCAAGCGTGCTGCACCCAGTCGGCGCTGGCACTTCGTTCCGATGGGTCCGCCTTGTCGTGCAAGCTCATTCACCGATTGATCGCCACCGGAACAGTCCGACCGGCACGGATCGAAGCCTTGACCCTGATCAAGAACCGACGAATTCACGTTGGTCACTCTACGCCAAACCCGCCGGGACGGCAGCCACGCCGGGACGTCACGATTTCGCGATCCCGGCACGCCTTGGAGCCAAGCGCGGACACCCGCTTCGGCGGCTATGCGGCGCGTGCCGCGCCCTTCTCCGCATCGAGCCTGCGTGCGAACAACCAGCGGAAATAGGTCAGCGGCGCATCGGCGCCGATCGCAAGCAGCTGATAATCCGGGTCGACGTCGAGCACCTTCTGCTGCGCTTCGATGAAATCCTTGTCCTCGTTGAAGGCCTCCTCGAGGGAATGCCGCAGCGATAGCGAAATGTTCGGATTGTCGATGTCGAAATCGTGCAAGTAGTTCCAGAAGAAGTGCGTCGAGGAGCGCGTCTCCGGCGTCATGAACTGCGCATTGCGATATGACCGCGTGCCCGGAACCTGAACGCCCTTCTCCGCGCCCTGTCCCGCCGGCGCAAACGTCGTGTCGAGCGTGAAGATGCCTGGAACGATCATGCGGCCGATATTGCGGCGATCGACCTGGTCGTCGCGGTTGGAGATCACCTTCTTGTGGTAGGGCGGCGCATCGGCGCCCATGTGCCAGCGCTCGACACGGAAGCCGTCGTCCAGCTTCTCGATCGCCACCGGCTTGGTCTTGTAGGCATATTCCTCGGAACCGCCGAGCGTGTTGGTGTGCACGAAGGCCAGATGCGCGAAATCGCTGAGGTTGTCGACGATCAGGAGCCAATTGGCCTTGTAGTGCATGTAGCCCGGCAGGCCGCGCCATTTGGGATCCTCGAGCGGCGGATAGTCGAGGATCAGCTTCGGATCGGCCTTCTCGGCATCGCCGGTCCAGATGAAGATCATGTTGTAGCGCTCGACCACCGGATAGCTGCGCACGCCGAGCTTGGCCGGGATCGCGTCCTGGCCGGGGATCTGGATGCACTTGCCGTCGGCCGCAAACTTCATGCCGTGATACATGCATCTGATATCGTCACCCTCGACGCGCCCCATCGAGAGCGGCGCCGCGCGATGGCAGCAACGGTCGTCGAGTGCGACCACCTTTCCGCTGGCGCCGCGATAGATCACGATCGGCCGCTCCAGGATGGTGCGCGCCAGCTTCTTGCCGTCGATCAGTTCGTGGTTCAGCGCCGCCACGTACCAGGCGTTGCGCAGGAAAATTCCGTCATCGGCCATGTCACCCTCCCAATGCAAAATTGCTTGCAATGAGGTTAGGTGATCCCGGTCATCGGGATAATCCGATTTGGCTGGACACACTGTACCGCTGGATGGACAATCGGCCATGGAGTGGCGCGACTGGGAGCTGTTTTGCGAGGTTGTCGAGCATGGCGGCTTCACCGCGGCCGCGCGCGTGCTCGGGCATCCCAAATCGAGCCTCAGTGCCGCGGTGCAGCGTCTCGAGGCCAATCTCGGGCTGCGGCTGATCGAGCGGACCACGCGGCATCTGCGGCTGACCGATTCCGGCGAGACCATCTATCGCAAGGTGCGCCCGCTGTTCGCCGCGCTGCACGATACCCACAGCGAGGCGCTGGCGATGTCCAGCGCGGTCGCAGGCACCTTGCGCATCAAGGCGCCGTACGAATTCGGCGCGCATCACGCGGGGCCGGTCGCCTGCGCCGTGATGGGCCGTTATCCCGAGCTCGCGATCCGGATCGATGTCGAACACGACATCGTTAGTCCGATCGCCGAGAATTACGACATCGTGTTCGCGATGCTGGAGGCGCCGCTGCCGTCGGCCGGCATCGTGATCCGCCGCGTCTTCACCCTGGAGCGCGGCCTGTTCGCGGCACCGGCGCTCTTGGAGAAGTTCGGCGAGCCGCGCACGCTGGATGAATTGAGGAAGCTGCCGCTGTTGACCGGTCCCAGCGATCCGCCATGGGCGATCACCGCACCCGGCGGGGTGGTCGAGCATCTCGCGGTGGATCGCGCGCGGCTCACCAGCTCGAATGCCCATGTCCGCCTGCAGGCGGCGCTCGCCGGCCATGGCGTGCTGCGGGTCACCGCGAGCTACACCCGCGCCGCGGCCGCGGCCGGTGAATTGAAGCGGCTGCTGCCGGACCATGCCTGCGAGCCGCTCAACGTGCACGCGCTGTTGCCGGCGCGGCAATTCGTCCCGGCCAAGGTGCGCTGCTTCCTCGATGCGATGGAGGCGCACGCGCGCGGTGATCCGGAGGCTTACATCAGGCCGTAGCCGCTGGCCGGGTCTTTTTGGCTGATCGCCATTTTCTCGGGAACCTGTCCGGCCGGTTGGCATCCAATGGTAATATACCGCCAACAGTGAGGGCGAGCCCGCCATGCGCCAGGCCCATGTAACGTCACCACCGCCGATCCGCTCAGGCGATGCCGAGCTCGTGCAGCGCGCGCTCGCCCGCGACGAGGCTGCGATCCGCGCCATCATGCAGGCGAACAATCGCCGGCTGTTCCGGCTGGCGCGCGGCATCCTCCGCAACGACCACGAGGCCGAGGATGTCGTTCAGGACGCCTATGTGCGCGCCTTCACCCATCTGGACCAGTTCCGCGGCGACTCCAGCCTCTCGACCTGGCTGTCGCGGATCGCGATCAACGAGGCGCTCGGCCGCCTGCGCAGCAAACACGCAAGCGTGGAGTGGTCCGAGCTGCCGAAGGGCGCCGTAGAAGCCCAAATCATCCCGTTCCCGCTGTCGTCAGCGGACGATCCGGAAAAATCCATGGCCCAGCGCGAAATCCAGCATGTCGTCGAGCACGCGATCGATGAGCTGCCCGAGGCGTTCCGCCTCGTCTTCATCACCCGTGTGATCGAGGGCATGAATGTCGAGGAGACCGCTGATATCCTCGGTCTCAAGCCGGAGACCGTGAAAACCCGCCTGCACCGCGCCCGGACCATGCTGCGCGACAATGTCGAGCGGAAGATCGGCCCTATCGTGATGGAGGCCTTTCCCTTCGCGGGCCGACGCTGCGAGCGATTGACCGAGGCGGTCCTGAAACGGCTCGGCGTCACAGCATAGATTTTTGGGAACCTCCGGCTATCAGCACCATCCAACTCCTGTGCAAGCAACGACGTGCCGTGCCCTACGCCCGGCTCAACAGGAGTGTCAAACCATGTTCGTTCGATTGAGCATCGCGGTCGCCGCGCTCAGCGTTCTTACCGGCGCTGCGCTGGCCCAGGGCGCAAAGCTGACCGATCCGCAGATCGCGCACATCGCCTACACGGCAGGTGTGATTGACATCAACGCCGCCAAGCAGGCGGAGACCAAAGCTTCCAACAAGGACGTCAAGGCGTTCGCCAAGGACATGGCGCGCGACCATGAGGCGGTGAACAAGCAGGCGCTCGACCTCGTCAAGAAGCTGAAGGTGACGCCGGAGGACAACGACACCAGCAAGGCGCTGTCGAAACAGGCGGCCGACAAGCTCGCCGAACTCGGCAAGCTGAAGGGCTCAGCCTACGACAAGGCCTATATCGACAACGAGGTCGCCTACCACAAGACCGTCAACGCCGCGCTGGAGACGCAGCTGATCCCGTCGGCGAGCAATCCCGAGCTGAAGAGCCTGCTGCAGACCGGCCTGAAGATCTTCCAAGGCCACGAGCAACATGCCGAACATGTTGCGGCGAGCATGAAGTAGGGAGACGCGTGATGTCGACCGGACGCTATCTCGCAACGCTGGCTTTGCTCGCGCTCGGCGCGATGGCTGTCCCGGCGCATGCAGCCACCATCCAGATCGTGATGGAGAATTTGGTGATCTCGCCGGCCGAGGTATCGGCCAAGGTCGGCGACACCATCGAATGGGTCAACAAGGACGTATTGGCGCACACCGCCACGGCGAAGAACGGCGACTTCGACGTGACGATTGCACCGAAGAAGACGGTCAGGTCGGTTCTGAGCAAAGCCGGTACCGTCGACTATTACTGCCGCTTCCACCCCAACATGAAGGCGGTGCTGACCATCGCGCCATAGCTCGCGCGATGACCTGCAAGGTAATCGATCGGCGCAGGCGAACCTCCGATAGTCCGGACAGCCGCACAGTCCGGCCATCAGAAGGAGAGCACCATGACCGACCACACGACCATCGTCCGCCGCTATATCGAGCTCTGGAACGAGCGGATGCCGAGCCGGCGCCGCGAGATGCTGAGCGAGAACTGGACCGCCGATGCGCGTTATGTCGATCCCATGATGAGCGGCGACGGCCATGACGGCGTCGATGCGCTGATCGCGGGGGTGCAGCAGAAGTTTCCGGATTTCAACTTCAAGCTGATCGGCGAGCCGAACGGCTTCGGCGACCATGTCCGCTTCTCCTGGGGCCTCGGGCCCGACGGCGCCGACAGCCCGATCAAGGGCACCGACTTCGCCATGCTGAAGGACGGCCGGATCCGGAGCATCACCGGCTTCCTCGACCAGGTGCCGGGCGCCTGAGGCGATTTCCTCACCGGATAGCTCCCATGGTCGTCATTCCGGGGCGACGCGCAGCGTCGAGCCCGGAATCCATTTAGCCGCGACACCTGCGGCCCGATGGATTCCGGGCTCTCGCTTCGCGAGCCCTCAGGTGCGCAATTGCGCACCGGGGAATGACGAGGGAACTTCCACCCCCGCGATGTCGCTGCTAGTCTTCCCGAAACACAGGGAGGACGCCATGAAGGCAGATTTCGCCTTCAAGACTTCTGTCGTCAGCGACATCACGCCGGCGCTGCTGGCGATCGGCCGCGACAGCTTTCCGCAGGCCCTGATCGGCGCGCTGCGCCGCGTCGCCGGGGTCGGTCACTGCATGGTGTTCTCGTTCGCAGGCCCGCGCTCCGCCGCGTGCCTGCTCGATGTCGGCAACATCCCGACCGGGCGCGACCTCGGGATCGCCTATTCGGAACATTTCCATCAGGCCGACCCGAACCGCGACGCGGTGTTCGAGGGCAAGGCGCAGGCCGTGCCGATCGTACTGCCGACCTTTGCGCGCCGGATGTACAGCGACGGCTACCGCAAGATTTTCTTCGACGATTCCGACATCGTCGACAAGTTCGCCTCGGCGATCTGGACTGGCGACACCTGCTTCTACGTCAATTTCTACCAGATCACCGCGCAAGGCCGCTTCAGCCGCGAGCAGATCGCGCGCCTCGCCGCGGTCGCGCCCGCGTTGACCGCAGCGGTGGCGCGGCACTTCCAGCGCGACCCGGCAACGGATGCCGATCCGATGGCGCGGCTGAAGACCGTGTTTGCGACCGCCGAACCGCTCGCCAGACTGACCGGCCGTGAGAAGGAGGTCTGCCTCGGCATCCTTTCGGGTCTCAGCTCGGAAGCGATCGCGGCCGAGCTCGGCATCGGGCTGCACTCCGCCCTCACCTATCGCAAGCGCGCCTATGACAAGCTCGGCATCTCCTCGCAGAACGAGCTGTTCGCGATCGCACTGCGCCTGATGGCATCGGCAGACCAGCTGAACTGAAGAGGCTGAGCGGCCACCTCCCTCTGTCCCCAACGGTGGGGACAGACCGGTCGCGTCTGCCGGCCTATGCTCGGTTCGAAACCTTAAGGCCAACCCGAGAACACGTCGTGAGCACTGCGCCCCATTTCGACATCGACGTCCCCGCCTTCTGGCAGGATCCCTATCCGACGCTGGCGCGCATGCGCAAGGAGGCGCCGATCGCCTTCGTGCCGCAGCTCGGCAGCACACTGCTGTGCAACCGCGACGATATCTTCGTCTCCGAGAAGCAGATCGACGTGTTCTCGTCGCACCAGCCCGAGGGGCTGATGAACAGGCTGATGGGCCACAACATGATGCGCAAGGACGGCGACGCGCACATGAACGAGCGCAAGGCGATCTTCCCGGCGGTCTCGCCGAAGACCGTCAGATCGCACTGGACCGCACAATTCGCCGGACACGCGAACCGCATCCTCGATGAGTTGACGCCGGACGGCGTGGTGGATTTCGTGCAGGCCTTCGCGCTGCCGTTCTCGGCCGAATGCCTGAAATCGATCACCGGCCTCACCAACATGCGCTTCCAGGACATGAACGCCTGGTCGCAGGGCATGATCGACGGCATCGCCAACTACACCGGCGATCCCGCGATCGAGGCGCGCTGCCATGCAGCGACCTCCGGCATCGACGCCGCGATCGACGACATGGTCCCCAGGCTGCGCAAGACGCCCGACCTCAGCCTGCTCGGCGTGCTGCTCCAGACCGACATGTCGATGGAGAGCGTGCGCGCCAACATCAAGCTCGCGATCTCGGGGGGCCAGAACGAGCCGCGCGACGCGATCGCCGGCACGGTGTGGGCGCTGCTGACCCATCCGGATCAGCTGGCGCTGGCTGTAAGCGGCGCGATCCCGTGGCTACAGGTGTTCGAGGAATATGCGCGCTGGATCTCGCCGATCGGGATGTCGCCGCGGCGGATCGCAAAGCCCTGGACGATCAGGGACGTCGCATTCGAGACCAACGAGCGCGTGTTCCTGATGTTCGGCTCGGCCAACCGCGACGAAAAGCATTTCGACAGGCCCGATGCATTCGATGTGCGCCGCGACGCCAGCAAGAGCATCGCGTTCGGCGCCGGTCCACATTTCTGCGCCGGCGCCTGGGCCTCGCGCGCCATGGTCGCCGACGTCGCGCTGCCGGCGATCTTCGACAGGCTCAGGAATCTGCGGCTGATCGCGGACAGGCCGCCGCGGATCGGCGGCTGGGCATTCCGCGGTCTCTTGGATTTGCCGGTGACGTGGGACGCTTAAGGCGCGCTCAGCGCCCCCAGCGCAGCACGACCGGATCGAGCGTGCGCGCGATCTCGATCAGGCCTGCGCGCGTCGCCGGATGCAGCGGCTGCAACGGGTGCCGCACCGTGTCCGACTTGATGATGCCGCCCTCGCGCATCAGCACCTTGCAGGCCTGCAGCCCGCATTGGCGGTTCTCATAATTGATCAACGGCAGCCAGCGCGCATAGGCCTGCACGGCCTCTTCGCGGCGGCCGGCGAAGAACGGATCCATGATCTGGCGGATGCCGTCGGGATAGCCGCCGCCGGTCATCGCACCGGTGGCGCCGGCATCGAGATCGGCCATCAGCGTGATCGCCTCCTCGCCGTCCCACGGTCCCTCGATCACGCTGCCGCCCTTCTCGATCAGGCCGCGCAGCTTGGCCGCGGCCATCGGCACCTCGATCTTGAAGTACCTGACATTGGCGAGCTCCTTCGCCATCCGCGCCAGGAAGTCCACCGAGAGCGGCGTGCCCGCGACCGGCGCATCCTGAATCATGATCGGAATGTTGATGGCATCCGACACCACCCGATAGAATTCGTAGATGCCCGGCTCGCCAACGCGGAAGGTCGCGCCGTGATAGGGCGGCATGATCATCACCATCGCGGCGCCGGCGGCCTCCGCCTCGCGACTGCGCGCGGCACACACCGCCGAGGAGAAATGCGTGGTGGTGACGATCACGGGAATGCGGCCCGCGACGTGCTCGAGCACGGCGTGCATCACGGTCTCGCGCTCGGCATCGGTCAGCACGAACTGCTCGGAGAAGTTGGCGAGGATGCAGATGCCGTGCGAGCCGGCATCGATCATGAAATCGATGCAGCGCCGCTGTCCGTCGAGGTCGAGATTGCCGCCGGCGTCGAAGATGGTCGGCGCCACCGGAAAGACGCCGCGATAGGGACGCTGTGCCGAAATCGTCATGTCAAATCCTCCCTCGTGAACTGTCGCAGCTTGATCCGTCACACCTTGCGGAACGGCAGCGGCGGACCTTCGAGCCTGCGCAAGCCCGGCTCGCGCCGCTCCAGCCACCAACCATACTGCTTCGGCCAGGACGCGAACACCTCGCCGCCTCCGCCGCCAAGCGCAAGCTCGGCATGCAGCGGCCAGTTCGGATCGAACAGCGCCTCGCGGCCAATCGCGACCAGGTCGGCCTGGCCGCCCGCCAGGACATCTTCCGCCTGCTGCGGATGCAGGATCAGGCCGACCGCGATGGTGGCGACCTCGGCGGCGCGACGGATTTCTTCCGCATACGGCACCTGGAAGCCATAGCCGCGCGGAATCCGCGCCGCGGTTGCCGAGCCGAGCAGGCCACCCGACGAGCAATCGATCAGGTCGACACCGCGCGCCTTGGCTTCGCGCGCGAATGCGATCTGATCCTCGAGCGTCAGGCCGCCTTCGACACCATCGACCGAGGAGATGCGCACCGCTAGCGGCCGCTCCGCGGGCCAGGCGGCGCGCACGGTCTCGATGATCTCGAGCGGATAGCGCATCCGCCCGGCGCGGTCGCCGCCATAGGCGTCGCTGCGGCGGTTCGACAATGGCGAGAGGAATTCGTGCAGGAGATAGCCATGCGCGCAATGCACCTCGACGAATTCGAAGCCGGCCTCCACTGCGCGCAAGGTGGCGCGCCGCCATTGCTCGCGCAGTGCGGCGAGCTCGGCCATTTCGAGCGCGTGCGGCATCAGCCAGCCTTCCTCCATCGGGATCGCGCTCGGCGCAACCGTGCGCCACGGCAGATCGCCGCGGGCGCGGTCGGCTTCGTCGAGTGCGGCATTGCCGTACCAGGGGCGCTGCATGCTGGCCTTGCGGCCGGCATGCGCGAGCTGGATCGAGGGCACCGCGCCATTGTCCTTCAGGAAGGCCGCGATGCGTTCGAGCGGCGCGATCTGCTCGTCGTTCCAGATGCCGACATCGCCATGGGTGATGCGCCCCTCGGCGGTGACCGCCGCGGCCTCGACCATCACGAGCCCGGCGCCGCCTTGGGCGAACTTGCCGAGATGCACGAGGTGCCAGTCATTGGCGAGGCCGTCGGTCGCCGAATACTGGCACATCGGCGAAATCAGGATGCGGTTTCGGGAGGTCACGCCGCGAAGCGTGATCGGCTGAAACAGAAACGGCTGCGACATCGGGTCCTGCGGGAACGTGGTGGTGGGAAAATGGCGGCCGAAAGCTAGGCGGCGCGCGAGCTGATCGCAAGCCGCGCTGTAGCGCAGGCGGCAAGACCAGCGCGCATGCGGCGCATCCACAGCGGCGCGATCCGCAAACCCGCAACGCCTGCTGCACAAATTTTTGCCGGTTGGTAAACATTTTCCGTCATCGCCGGGTCACGCCACGGATCGCAATTCGTGCCGGACATGCCTACATTGCCGACATGAAAAAAATCGGCTTCCTCTCGTTCGGGCACTGGACGCCCTCCCCGCAATCCCAGGCCCGCTCCGCCGCGGATGTGCTGCTGCAATCGATCGACCTCGCGGTCGCCGCCGAAGAGCTCGGCGCGGATGGCGCGTATTTTCGCGTCCATCACTTCGCCCGCCAGCTGGCTTCGCCCTTCCCGCTGCTGGCGGCGGTCGGCGCCAAGACCAGCCGGATCGAAATCGGCACCGCCGTGATCGACATGCGCTACGAAAATCCGCTCTACATGATCGAGGACGCCGGCGCGGCCGATCTGATCGCGCGGGGACGTTTGCAACTCGGCATCAGCCGCGGCTCGCCCGAGCAGGTGATCGATGGCTGGCGCTATTTCGGCTATCAGCCGGGCGAAGGCGAGACCGACGCCGACATGGGCCGGCGTCATGCCGAGATCTTCCTCGATATGCTGCGCGGACAAGGTTTTGCGCAGCCGAATCCGCGGCCGATGTTTCCCAACCCGCCCGGCCTGCTGCGGCTCGAACCGCTCTCGGAAGGCTTGCGCGAGCGCATCTGGTGGGGCGCCGGTTCGAACGCCACCGCGGTCTGGGCGGCGAAGCTCGGGATGAACCTGCAGAGCTCGACGCTGAAGAGCGACGAGACCGGAGAGGCCTTCCACATCCAGCAGGCCGCCCAGATCCGGGCCTACCGCGCCGCATGGAAGGAGGCCGGCCACACCCGCGAGCCGCGGGTCTCGGTCAGCCGCAGCATCTTCGCGCTGGTCGACGACCGCGACCGCGCCTATTTCGGCAACGGGCAGGAGGAAGACCAGATCGGCTTCATCGACGAGCGGACGCGCGCGATCTTCGGCCGCGGCTACGCCGCCGAGCCGGAGAAGCTGATCGAGCAGCTCAAGACCGACGAGGCGATCGCGGAGGCCGACACCCTGCTGCTGACCGTCCCCAATCAACTCGGCGTCGCCTACAACGCGCATGTGATCGAGAGCATCTTGACTCACGTCGCGCCCGCCATGGGATGGCGCTGATCACGAACGAAGGATGATGCAACCTCGACCGCTTGCCGGCCACTCCCGAGTTCCGGCGGAACTCCGTTCTCAAACGCGGAGAACTACGGAAACATAACTGCGCGTTGTGAGAAGAACAGGTCGAGTACAGTGCGTTAGGCGCGCACGTTGCGTGAACAGATCGCCGTAATATCCCGGGATCATCCTGCGAGGCTTTGTGGATTTGCCCAGGTCAGGAATCTCGATCGCGATTGCGGCGCGTGAGATCGAGACGATCGACACGCTCGTCAATCCGCCGGTTCAGTTCCTCATCCTCGCTGGAATTCCTGCCGCGACGGGCGCGAACGACAAATACGCATCCGATCACAACAATCGCAAACAGCGCGTAGTACCACCATTCCATGCATTGATCTCAAATGGACGCTCGCGGATACAAGCGGAAAAGGTCATCGTTCAGGCCTGCCGGGACGCACCGGTCTTGGCGCATAAAAGGGGTTAACCAGGCAGGTTGCCGGATTCCCCGCAGCGCTGGCCTGGCACTCCTTCATCGACATGAAGATACAATCCATTCGATCGCCGACCAGTTCCCCGTAAACACGCATGCAGACCGGATAGCGAGGATCGTACATTTGTGCCGATGCCGGCTTGGTCGTGCAAAGCGCGCCCAGCGCGAACAGCAGCGCTCCAAGCAGCCACACGTCTAGTCTCCTGCTATTGCCGTGAAACACATTGTCTTGCCGACAGGACTATCCCGCGCAAGTTAGCCTTGGGGCTGACCTTGGGGCTGGAGCGGGCGAAGGGAATCGAACCCTCGTATGCAGCTTGGGAAGCTGCCGTTCTACCATTGAACTACGCCCGCGATCTCAATTGCTTGAGGTCGCCCCGTGGGTGCGACCGCCGGACCATAGCCCGGGCCGAGGCGGCGGATCAAGCGTGCATTGACACCGGTCGCCGCGCCGCCAGCCGCTACCAGCCCATCCTCACAAGCACGTCATTGATGACAAAGGGCGCAGCGGCGGATGCGTCGCAGCTTCCGCCGCGCGCATAGATGCAGGCATCGCTGAAGCCGACGCGCGCACAGCTTTGCCGTGAAAAATCCGCCGGCAGATCGCCTGCGGCCTCGGGCCGCGCAAGGATGCGGTTGAAGGCCGGCTTGGTCGCCCGCAGCAGCAGCGGCGGCAGGATCAGCTCGGCGAGCGGATCGGCGGATTGCAGCGCATAGAGCGGCACCGGGCCGACCAATCGCTCCCGCCCCGGCAACTGCTGGAAGCGAACGTCGTAAAGCGCAAGGCCGCACATCTGCGGATCGCTGCGCAGTTCGGCCGCGAGCCGCGCAGCGCCGACGCCGCGCGTCCAGTACTCGCGCATATCTTCGCAGGCGCCGGCCAGCGCCATTGACAGCAGCGCCCAGCCGCCGAGGACGATCGGCAATGCCCAGCGGCGCCACATGTCTTTCGTACGCAGCCATTGCACCCAATCGGCTGATCCCAGCGCCGCGACGATGGTGAACAGCACCACGGACAGGAAGATGAAGCGGTATTCCTTGTGTGCGATCAGGCTGTGGAAGACGAGGTTGACCAGCGCCACCGTCGCGAGCAGCGGTGCGTGCCGCCAGCCGCGCCAGATCGCAGCGAGCGGGAGCAGGATCGCCACCGACCACACGGTCAGGAAGTCGATGAGATAGGCCGACGGCGGCGACACGCCGAATTCGATGGCGCGATCGTGGACGAGGTTTTCCCTGATATTGGCGATCAGCCAGGCGAACGGCACGCTGCCATGCGCCAGGTCGATCGCGGCGGCGAGCAGCAGCGCAACGAGCCCGCCGGCAACCAGCGGAACCAGGTTTCGCCAGCGTGTCCAGCACGCCCCGAGGGCCAGCATGGCGATCGCCGGCGCAAACTGGAAGCGGCAGACAAAGGCGAAGGCGAGCAAGGCACCGCCGATCGCGAGACGCCGCTGTGACGGACGATCAGTGACCAGCAGCGCCGCCGGGACGACGAGCGCTGTCGCGTACGTCTCGCCCAATGTGTGTGGCGCGAGCATGATCAATTCGAACCAGACCGCGGCCGCGAAGGCCGTGACGACGGCATGGGTTCGCGAGACCCGCGCGCCAAGCAGCCAGGCGCTGACCACGATCGACAGCGA
Protein-coding sequences here:
- a CDS encoding nuclear transport factor 2 family protein; protein product: MTDHTTIVRRYIELWNERMPSRRREMLSENWTADARYVDPMMSGDGHDGVDALIAGVQQKFPDFNFKLIGEPNGFGDHVRFSWGLGPDGADSPIKGTDFAMLKDGRIRSITGFLDQVPGA
- a CDS encoding DUF4142 domain-containing protein, which translates into the protein MFVRLSIAVAALSVLTGAALAQGAKLTDPQIAHIAYTAGVIDINAAKQAETKASNKDVKAFAKDMARDHEAVNKQALDLVKKLKVTPEDNDTSKALSKQAADKLAELGKLKGSAYDKAYIDNEVAYHKTVNAALETQLIPSASNPELKSLLQTGLKIFQGHEQHAEHVAASMK
- a CDS encoding helix-turn-helix transcriptional regulator yields the protein MKADFAFKTSVVSDITPALLAIGRDSFPQALIGALRRVAGVGHCMVFSFAGPRSAACLLDVGNIPTGRDLGIAYSEHFHQADPNRDAVFEGKAQAVPIVLPTFARRMYSDGYRKIFFDDSDIVDKFASAIWTGDTCFYVNFYQITAQGRFSREQIARLAAVAPALTAAVARHFQRDPATDADPMARLKTVFATAEPLARLTGREKEVCLGILSGLSSEAIAAELGIGLHSALTYRKRAYDKLGISSQNELFAIALRLMASADQLN
- a CDS encoding aromatic ring-hydroxylating dioxygenase subunit alpha — translated: MADDGIFLRNAWYVAALNHELIDGKKLARTILERPIVIYRGASGKVVALDDRCCHRAAPLSMGRVEGDDIRCMYHGMKFAADGKCIQIPGQDAIPAKLGVRSYPVVERYNMIFIWTGDAEKADPKLILDYPPLEDPKWRGLPGYMHYKANWLLIVDNLSDFAHLAFVHTNTLGGSEEYAYKTKPVAIEKLDDGFRVERWHMGADAPPYHKKVISNRDDQVDRRNIGRMIVPGIFTLDTTFAPAGQGAEKGVQVPGTRSYRNAQFMTPETRSSTHFFWNYLHDFDIDNPNISLSLRHSLEEAFNEDKDFIEAQQKVLDVDPDYQLLAIGADAPLTYFRWLFARRLDAEKGAARAA
- a CDS encoding LysR family transcriptional regulator gives rise to the protein MAGHTVPLDGQSAMEWRDWELFCEVVEHGGFTAAARVLGHPKSSLSAAVQRLEANLGLRLIERTTRHLRLTDSGETIYRKVRPLFAALHDTHSEALAMSSAVAGTLRIKAPYEFGAHHAGPVACAVMGRYPELAIRIDVEHDIVSPIAENYDIVFAMLEAPLPSAGIVIRRVFTLERGLFAAPALLEKFGEPRTLDELRKLPLLTGPSDPPWAITAPGGVVEHLAVDRARLTSSNAHVRLQAALAGHGVLRVTASYTRAAAAAGELKRLLPDHACEPLNVHALLPARQFVPAKVRCFLDAMEAHARGDPEAYIRP
- a CDS encoding alpha/beta fold hydrolase; the protein is MAALPWTTANSVELQLPSMRLLDFSRAGEGQPLLVCAPYALHRAKIADLAPGHSLMEALQGAGIARLYLTDWLSAAPEMRYFSIDTYLSDLNVAVDTIGPPVDLAGLCQGGWLSLLYAARFPGKVRRLVLAGSPVDVSVPSELSRMVASLPQQGFEALVRQGNGIVSGRQMLQVWSVPLSTLDVEAALQQRLDDKSEDARALLDCFTRWNRETLDLPGTYYLEVTDWIFRRNRIATGDFVALGCKIDLAAVKLPVFLLAAENDIVVPRDQAFATLRLLGTPPAWLQCDTEPCDHLGLFIGCKALAGSWRRIARWLQSDLGEAAGERLQISA
- a CDS encoding RNA polymerase sigma factor, which produces MRQAHVTSPPPIRSGDAELVQRALARDEAAIRAIMQANNRRLFRLARGILRNDHEAEDVVQDAYVRAFTHLDQFRGDSSLSTWLSRIAINEALGRLRSKHASVEWSELPKGAVEAQIIPFPLSSADDPEKSMAQREIQHVVEHAIDELPEAFRLVFITRVIEGMNVEETADILGLKPETVKTRLHRARTMLRDNVERKIGPIVMEAFPFAGRRCERLTEAVLKRLGVTA
- a CDS encoding cupredoxin domain-containing protein is translated as MSTGRYLATLALLALGAMAVPAHAATIQIVMENLVISPAEVSAKVGDTIEWVNKDVLAHTATAKNGDFDVTIAPKKTVRSVLSKAGTVDYYCRFHPNMKAVLTIAP